The Lysobacter sp. HDW10 genome window below encodes:
- a CDS encoding TonB-dependent copper receptor, which produces MNAYKRVASARACLAMAVACALYATSAAAQEKTNDNAQTQDQHTYFEHVVVTATPVSPLVFEVETKLPRQPMPASDGADYLKTVPGFNAIRNGGTNGDPVLRGMHGSRLNILTNEGNMPGGCPARMDNPLSYVSPENFDRLIVVKGPQTVQWGPGASAGTIRFDRLGQRMTEGGFEGNGHLMVGAFDRRDAAVDLRFGTPTAFVRTTLNQAESNDYEDGNGVAVPSAWKKWNADVSLGYTPNDDTVIQLNVGTGDGEAKYAGRGMDGRQFKREHVSVQARTQHLVGRLNGYEATLYYNRADHVMDNYSLRTPHPQSMMAMPMFANVDRTTLGGRAALTWALGQVELVTGADFSRSQHRNRSGSAAIAPEHLPWVEDARIDNTGVFVEGMWKFTGRSQLAFGARTDTARVHDLRAKTDGMMPRANPSFNQTRTADLQSGFLRFEHNLSPRLAVYAGLGHVERMPDYWEFFSASVGPVGSVNAFTALKPERTTQWDFGVAYRTPALQLWANGYLGRVHDYIQFTNLQMGMMIGARADNIDARIRGFEAGGSWRFAGHWKTEGSVAYAWGENRSQGRPLGQITPMEARGSIAYETQKWSASILGRGVRGQHRIAPGQGNVVGRDLEGSRGFSTWAINTSWHLNKQWLLSAGVDNVFNRLYSEHLNRTGSVDFGYPANPIRINEPGRTLWLKLTWR; this is translated from the coding sequence ATGAACGCTTATAAAAGGGTCGCGTCTGCACGCGCCTGCTTGGCTATGGCTGTCGCTTGCGCCCTCTACGCCACCTCTGCGGCTGCGCAAGAAAAAACGAACGACAACGCACAAACGCAAGACCAACACACTTACTTCGAGCACGTCGTGGTGACCGCGACACCCGTTTCGCCGCTTGTGTTTGAAGTAGAAACGAAACTGCCCCGGCAACCCATGCCCGCCAGCGATGGTGCGGACTATCTGAAAACCGTGCCGGGTTTCAATGCCATTCGCAATGGCGGCACCAATGGTGACCCCGTGCTTCGCGGCATGCACGGCTCACGGCTCAACATTTTGACGAACGAAGGCAACATGCCGGGCGGCTGTCCTGCGCGCATGGACAATCCGCTGTCCTACGTCTCGCCGGAGAACTTCGACCGGCTGATCGTGGTGAAGGGGCCGCAAACGGTGCAGTGGGGGCCAGGCGCATCAGCGGGCACCATTCGCTTCGATCGCCTTGGCCAACGCATGACGGAGGGCGGTTTCGAAGGCAACGGCCATCTGATGGTCGGCGCGTTTGATCGTCGCGATGCAGCGGTCGATCTTCGCTTTGGCACGCCCACCGCGTTTGTACGCACAACACTGAATCAAGCCGAATCCAATGACTACGAAGATGGCAATGGCGTTGCTGTGCCATCTGCTTGGAAGAAGTGGAATGCCGATGTCAGTCTTGGCTACACACCGAACGATGACACGGTGATTCAACTCAATGTCGGCACGGGAGATGGTGAAGCCAAGTACGCAGGACGCGGCATGGACGGTCGCCAGTTCAAACGTGAGCACGTCTCTGTGCAAGCACGCACGCAGCATCTCGTCGGCCGATTGAACGGCTATGAAGCAACGCTGTATTACAACCGCGCCGATCACGTCATGGACAACTACAGTCTGCGCACACCCCATCCGCAGAGCATGATGGCGATGCCTATGTTCGCCAATGTCGACCGCACCACACTCGGGGGCCGCGCTGCGCTCACTTGGGCGCTAGGCCAAGTCGAACTCGTGACCGGCGCCGACTTCAGTCGGAGTCAACATCGCAACCGCTCCGGCAGCGCGGCGATTGCCCCCGAACATCTGCCGTGGGTCGAAGATGCGCGCATAGACAACACAGGCGTATTCGTCGAAGGGATGTGGAAGTTCACCGGGCGCTCGCAACTCGCCTTCGGTGCACGCACGGATACTGCACGTGTGCACGATCTGCGTGCAAAAACCGACGGCATGATGCCGCGCGCAAATCCAAGTTTCAATCAAACGCGCACTGCCGACTTGCAAAGTGGCTTCCTTCGCTTTGAGCACAATCTGTCGCCACGCTTGGCGGTCTACGCCGGTCTCGGCCATGTGGAACGCATGCCGGACTATTGGGAATTCTTTTCCGCGAGCGTCGGGCCGGTCGGAAGTGTCAATGCATTTACCGCACTCAAACCCGAACGCACCACGCAATGGGATTTCGGGGTGGCGTATCGCACACCTGCGTTGCAACTCTGGGCGAATGGCTATCTCGGTCGCGTGCACGACTACATTCAATTCACCAATCTGCAGATGGGCATGATGATTGGCGCGCGCGCAGACAATATCGACGCACGCATCCGCGGCTTTGAAGCGGGTGGCAGTTGGCGTTTCGCAGGTCACTGGAAAACGGAAGGCAGCGTGGCCTACGCCTGGGGTGAGAATCGCAGCCAAGGTCGACCCTTGGGTCAGATCACGCCCATGGAGGCGCGCGGGTCCATTGCCTACGAAACCCAAAAGTGGAGTGCATCCATCTTGGGCCGCGGTGTTCGCGGGCAACACCGTATTGCGCCTGGCCAGGGCAACGTCGTGGGGCGTGATCTTGAAGGCAGCCGCGGTTTCAGTACGTGGGCCATCAATACGAGCTGGCACCTCAACAAGCAGTGGCTGTTGAGTGCCGGTGTCGACAATGTGTTCAACCGTCTCTACAGCGAGCATCTGAACCGCACAGGGAGCGTCGATTTCGGCTATCCGGCGAATCCCATCCGCATCAATGAACCCGGTCGGACGCTGTGGTTGAAGTTGACCTGGCGCTAG
- a CDS encoding GNAT family N-acetyltransferase, producing MTDVIPSGLKLRQFSDDLAQDFHDINAEWITSMFKLEDTDRDVLENPRARIIDAGGDILFAEMDGMGIVGACALQRTGEHSIELTKMGVRASVRGLKAGEFLLSHVIARALELGADPLYLLTNRKCAAAIHLYEKLGFTHDAEIGKRFGTRYERCDVAMRYAAPKASVG from the coding sequence ATGACAGACGTAATCCCTTCAGGATTGAAGTTGCGACAGTTCTCGGACGATTTGGCCCAGGACTTCCATGACATCAATGCGGAATGGATCACGTCGATGTTCAAGCTCGAAGACACCGATCGGGATGTTTTGGAAAATCCGCGCGCCCGCATCATCGATGCGGGCGGCGACATCCTCTTTGCAGAGATGGACGGCATGGGCATCGTCGGCGCATGTGCACTGCAGCGGACCGGCGAACACAGCATCGAGCTCACCAAGATGGGCGTGCGTGCGTCGGTGCGTGGTCTCAAAGCGGGTGAGTTCTTGCTGTCGCACGTCATTGCCCGTGCGTTGGAGCTGGGTGCCGACCCGCTGTACCTGCTCACCAACCGAAAGTGTGCGGCGGCGATTCATTTGTATGAAAAGCTGGGATTCACCCACGACGCAGAGATCGGCAAACGCTTTGGCACGCGCTACGAACGCTGCGATGTCGCGATGCGATACGCGGCGCCAAAGGCATCCGTCGGCTGA
- a CDS encoding DUF4442 domain-containing protein, with amino-acid sequence MKKKDPSVFRARMTSRWKVGLFFSYKMPLAFFAGLRITRLDAQQCTVTVPHGWRSTNPFKSTYFAAQSMAAELSTGAMLLAELDALPLKTGMLVKHLSADFGKRAIDIAAFTCTEGAKITAAVEEAVQTGAPVLVDLESVGVMPDGTEVSRFKFTWSVIAKQ; translated from the coding sequence ATGAAGAAAAAAGACCCGAGCGTGTTTCGCGCACGCATGACAAGCCGCTGGAAAGTCGGCCTCTTTTTCAGTTACAAAATGCCCTTGGCCTTTTTTGCTGGCCTGCGTATCACGCGGCTCGATGCGCAGCAGTGCACGGTCACCGTGCCGCATGGCTGGCGCAGCACGAACCCGTTCAAATCCACGTACTTTGCAGCGCAAAGCATGGCGGCAGAACTCTCCACCGGCGCCATGCTCTTGGCAGAGCTGGATGCATTGCCATTAAAGACCGGCATGCTGGTCAAGCACCTCAGTGCCGACTTCGGAAAGCGCGCGATCGACATTGCAGCCTTTACCTGCACTGAGGGTGCGAAAATCACCGCCGCGGTCGAAGAAGCTGTTCAAACCGGTGCGCCGGTGTTGGTCGATCTTGAAAGCGTCGGCGTGATGCCGGATGGCACCGAAGTGTCGCGCTTCAAGTTCACTTGGTCGGTCATCGCCAAGCAATAA
- a CDS encoding META domain-containing protein translates to MKIQAAVLSCLLAGCAASQSGAPATSPPQLEGTTWSLATATDSKGVIAALVNKPGKPLSVQFEAGRIGVRETCNVLNGQYVLTGNTMKIDRMISTMMACEPALMQADSEIARQLEGSSKVDMAGEQLVLKTAQGATLSFDRK, encoded by the coding sequence ATGAAAATTCAAGCTGCCGTTTTATCGTGTTTGTTGGCTGGGTGTGCTGCATCCCAATCGGGCGCTCCTGCAACCTCGCCGCCGCAACTTGAAGGCACGACGTGGTCGTTGGCCACGGCCACTGACAGCAAGGGCGTTATTGCCGCCCTGGTGAACAAGCCGGGCAAGCCGCTCAGCGTGCAATTTGAAGCGGGTCGCATCGGTGTGCGCGAAACGTGCAATGTGCTGAACGGCCAATATGTCCTCACCGGCAACACAATGAAGATCGACAGAATGATCTCAACGATGATGGCGTGCGAACCCGCCCTGATGCAGGCAGACTCGGAAATTGCGCGTCAGCTCGAAGGCAGTTCGAAAGTTGACATGGCCGGCGAACAACTCGTTCTAAAAACAGCGCAAGGCGCGACGCTCAGTTTCGACCGTAAATAA
- the glnA gene encoding type I glutamate--ammonia ligase, with the protein MSIENVLKLVKDHAIEFVDLRFADMRGVQHHVTFPANIIDESLFEDGRMFDGSSITGWRGIQNSDMVLLPDASTAVIDPFTMHPTLILTCDILDPATMQAYSRDPRGVARRAEAYLKASGIADQAFFGPEPEFFIFDSVRFANEMGHTFFQVDSEEAHWNSGRDYDGRNHGYRPMVKGGYFPVAPLDSLHDIRAEMCKTLTDAGIEVEVHHHEVANAGQCEIGTRFDTLVKKSDDLLTMKYIIKQVAHREGKTVTFMPKPIVGDNGSGMHVHMSLAKGGQNLFSGDGYGGLSQMALWYIGGIFKHARAINAFTNSTTNSYKRLVPGYEAPVMLAYSASNRSASCRIPHVANPKARRIEIRFPDPMNSGYLIFAALMMAGLDGIKNQIDPGSPSDKDLYDLPPEEEKNIPTVCHSLDQALEALDKDRDFLKAGGVFTDDFIDAYIGMKHKEVTAFRAATHPLEYQMYYTI; encoded by the coding sequence ATGTCCATCGAAAATGTCCTGAAACTCGTCAAAGACCACGCCATCGAATTCGTTGATCTGCGTTTCGCGGACATGCGTGGCGTGCAGCACCACGTCACCTTCCCAGCCAACATCATCGACGAAAGCCTGTTCGAAGACGGCCGCATGTTTGACGGCAGCTCGATCACCGGTTGGCGCGGCATCCAAAATTCCGACATGGTCTTGTTGCCGGACGCATCGACCGCGGTGATCGACCCGTTCACGATGCACCCGACGTTGATTTTGACCTGCGACATTCTTGACCCCGCAACCATGCAGGCCTACTCGCGCGATCCGCGCGGTGTCGCGCGTCGTGCGGAAGCCTACTTGAAGGCAAGCGGCATCGCAGACCAAGCGTTCTTCGGCCCGGAGCCGGAATTCTTCATTTTCGATTCCGTACGATTCGCCAACGAGATGGGTCACACCTTCTTCCAAGTGGATTCCGAAGAAGCGCATTGGAACTCAGGCCGCGACTACGACGGTCGCAACCACGGCTACCGTCCGATGGTGAAGGGCGGCTATTTCCCGGTCGCACCGCTCGATTCTTTGCACGACATCCGCGCTGAAATGTGCAAAACCTTGACCGATGCCGGCATCGAAGTCGAAGTGCATCACCACGAAGTCGCAAACGCCGGCCAATGCGAAATCGGCACGCGCTTCGATACCTTGGTGAAGAAGTCAGACGATTTGTTGACGATGAAATACATCATCAAGCAAGTCGCACATCGCGAAGGCAAGACCGTGACCTTCATGCCGAAGCCCATCGTCGGCGACAACGGCAGCGGCATGCACGTGCATATGTCTTTGGCCAAAGGCGGTCAAAACTTGTTCTCGGGTGACGGCTACGGCGGTCTGTCACAAATGGCCTTGTGGTACATCGGCGGCATCTTCAAACACGCGCGCGCCATCAATGCATTCACCAACAGCACCACCAACTCGTACAAGCGTTTGGTGCCGGGCTATGAAGCACCGGTCATGTTGGCCTACTCGGCTTCGAACCGCTCCGCTTCCTGTCGTATTCCGCACGTCGCGAATCCGAAAGCACGTCGCATCGAAATTCGTTTCCCGGATCCGATGAACTCCGGCTACCTCATCTTTGCCGCCTTGATGATGGCGGGTCTCGACGGCATCAAGAACCAAATCGATCCGGGTAGCCCGAGTGACAAAGATTTGTACGACTTGCCCCCGGAAGAAGAAAAGAACATTCCGACCGTGTGTCATTCACTCGACCAAGCCTTGGAAGCGCTGGATAAAGATCGCGACTTCCTCAAAGCCGGCGGTGTGTTTACCGACGATTTCATCGATGCCTATATCGGTATGAAGCACAAGGAAGTCACAGCGTTTCGCGCTGCGACGCACCCGCTCGAGTATCAGATGTACTACACGATCTGA
- a CDS encoding efflux RND transporter periplasmic adaptor subunit, producing MQNRTLTCLAPALAAALLLTACGGKSGAPTQGGPAGGMPPAEVGYIVAQPADVSFNAEAAGRLTPYRTADVRARVPGIVQRRLYDEGSDVKAGQVLFRIDPSQLEADSSAAMASLARAKAEAANASASAARARKLAPGKFISKNDLDAALAAERSANAAVQQAQAAVRGAQINQGYATVRAPISGRAGIQQVTEGALVGQGTATLLTTIDQIDPLYIEFSVGGNELTRLRQNSDGNGSSVITVYLPDGSEYAHKAKLDYAGNVVNPATGAVQLRAILPNPERILMPGTFVTVRASLAEQKGAFRIPQTAIQRDAQGPFVLVVDAQGKAARKGLPEGRQEGADYIVESGLAPGDKVIVSGLQRIQQPGQPVKGVPADAPKPGAASAPAAKQG from the coding sequence ATGCAGAATCGCACGCTCACGTGTCTTGCTCCGGCGCTTGCCGCCGCCTTGTTGCTCACAGCCTGTGGCGGAAAATCCGGCGCGCCCACGCAGGGTGGCCCAGCGGGTGGTATGCCACCGGCAGAAGTCGGCTACATCGTGGCGCAACCGGCGGATGTCTCTTTCAACGCGGAAGCCGCCGGCCGTCTGACCCCTTATCGAACAGCCGATGTGCGCGCACGCGTTCCGGGCATCGTGCAACGTCGTTTGTATGACGAAGGCAGTGATGTCAAAGCGGGCCAAGTGTTGTTCCGCATTGATCCCTCGCAATTGGAAGCCGATTCCAGTGCTGCGATGGCCTCATTGGCGCGCGCCAAGGCAGAGGCTGCGAATGCCAGCGCAAGTGCAGCGCGTGCACGCAAGTTGGCGCCGGGCAAGTTCATTTCGAAAAATGATTTGGATGCAGCTTTGGCCGCAGAACGCAGTGCCAACGCTGCTGTGCAACAAGCGCAAGCTGCGGTGCGTGGTGCGCAAATCAATCAAGGCTATGCCACGGTACGTGCGCCGATTTCCGGTCGTGCCGGTATTCAACAAGTGACTGAAGGCGCATTGGTCGGTCAAGGCACAGCGACTTTGCTTACGACCATTGATCAAATCGATCCGTTGTATATCGAGTTCTCAGTGGGTGGCAATGAATTGACCCGCCTGCGCCAAAACAGTGATGGCAATGGCTCAAGTGTCATTACGGTGTATTTGCCGGATGGCAGCGAATACGCGCACAAGGCAAAACTCGATTACGCAGGCAACGTGGTGAATCCCGCCACGGGTGCGGTGCAATTGCGCGCCATCTTGCCGAACCCCGAGCGCATCTTGATGCCGGGCACCTTTGTCACCGTTCGCGCTTCCTTGGCCGAGCAAAAAGGTGCATTCCGAATTCCGCAAACCGCGATTCAGCGTGACGCACAAGGTCCGTTTGTGTTGGTCGTTGACGCGCAAGGTAAAGCAGCCCGCAAAGGATTGCCTGAAGGTCGCCAAGAAGGTGCTGATTACATTGTCGAGTCCGGACTCGCCCCGGGCGACAAGGTGATCGTGAGTGGATTGCAACGCATCCAGCAACCGGGTCAGCCGGTGAAGGGTGTTCCGGCGGATGCGCCCAAGCCTGGCGCCGCATCCGCACCCGCCGCAAAACAAGGCTAA
- a CDS encoding DUF2946 family protein → MNVPRRHPLLTQLALFAALLMAFAPGVSRMLAEPSNPIGTIVEAMCTKVGMQYISLPMSIHDKAATPASKHAETCGYCALLNGTALLAIAILIVATATVARVLLPRPQRVAYSIACTNTLGARGPPLYA, encoded by the coding sequence ATGAACGTCCCTCGTCGCCATCCTCTGCTGACCCAACTCGCGTTGTTTGCAGCGCTGCTGATGGCCTTTGCACCGGGCGTGAGTCGGATGTTGGCGGAGCCGTCCAATCCGATCGGCACGATCGTGGAAGCGATGTGCACAAAAGTCGGCATGCAGTACATCAGTCTGCCGATGAGCATTCATGACAAGGCGGCAACACCTGCAAGCAAACACGCAGAGACGTGTGGCTATTGCGCCTTGCTAAACGGTACCGCGCTGCTTGCCATTGCCATCTTGATTGTGGCGACCGCAACGGTCGCGCGCGTGCTGTTGCCACGGCCGCAACGTGTTGCCTATTCGATCGCTTGCACAAACACGCTGGGTGCGCGAGGCCCACCGCTGTACGCCTGA
- a CDS encoding multidrug efflux RND transporter permease subunit, translated as MPRYFIEHPVFAWVIAILVSLAGVLAISKLGIESYPDIAPTQVSVGASYPGASAETTERAVTQVIEQQLSGIDNLDYFSSSSASGRASINLTFKPGTDPDIAQMQVQNKVSQATARLPSEVIQSGLTVAKANAGFLMVVALKTTNPAVNRDALGDLIASRVVDQISRVPGVGSTQVFGGEYSMQIWLNPEKLRSYGLSASQVLAAVRGQNVQFSAGSVGGEPSPESQMFTATVSAEGRFSTAKEFEDILLRTDASGASVHLKDVARVELAGAHGFNMKWNGAPAAGFAVQLAPGANAMAVAEDVKARMDELQPSFPAGVQWFSPFDSSTFVKISVKEVIKTLAEAVVLVFLVMLLFLQNLRATIIPTLVIPVALLGTFLGLYVLGFTINQLSLFGMVLAIGIVVDDAIVVIENVERLMTEEGLSPYEATKKAMEQITGAVIAITLVLAAVFIPSALQTGSAGAVYKQFALTIAIAMFFSAFLALGFTPALCASLLKPTAHHESRNPIFRGFNKVYDKVQTTYVGHIGSAIRHTPRWMVVFLALAIVGGFLFTKMKGSFLPEEDQGYAMVMVQLPAGATLRRTDAVFDEVRKNLEKMPELESLMQVSGFSFMGQGENVGMGFIKLKDWSERDATATEFIAKANGAMFGIRDAQVFVMNLPTVSGLGQFGGFDMYLQDRSGAGREALGQALGTLMGKASQDKSLMAVRPNLLADAPQLKLNVDRVQAQAMGLSVGDIYSAIQLMLAPVYVNDFVQGGRVKRVTMQAEGAYRTGAESLSHFYSPSKTQDASGVSEMIPLTNVVSSKWQIAPPALQRYNGFAAIEVVGQQAAGYSSGDAMDSMERIVEKDLPQGFGYDWAGQSYQEILSGNQTTMLMVLSIVVVFLCLAALYESWSVPIAVLLVVPIGIMGAVIFSMLRGLPNDIYFKIGLITVMGLAAKNAILIVEFAIFARQDGKPLGAAVLEAARLRLRPILMTSLAFIAGVFPLAISSGAGANARHAIGTGVIGGMVFATVLGLLFIPVFYVAVRWMLGDRLEDEIAKPATQKVPSP; from the coding sequence GTGCCCCGTTATTTCATCGAGCATCCCGTCTTCGCATGGGTGATTGCGATTCTCGTCTCGCTTGCCGGCGTGTTGGCGATCTCCAAGCTCGGCATTGAGTCCTATCCTGATATCGCACCGACGCAAGTGTCGGTCGGCGCGAGCTACCCGGGTGCGAGTGCTGAAACCACCGAGCGCGCGGTGACTCAGGTCATCGAGCAACAGCTCTCTGGCATCGACAACCTCGACTACTTCAGCTCCTCCAGTGCCAGCGGTCGCGCCAGCATCAACCTGACGTTCAAGCCAGGGACCGACCCAGACATTGCACAGATGCAAGTGCAGAACAAAGTCTCACAGGCAACCGCACGCCTGCCGTCTGAAGTGATTCAGTCCGGTTTGACCGTGGCCAAGGCGAACGCCGGCTTCTTGATGGTGGTGGCACTGAAGACGACCAATCCGGCCGTCAATCGTGATGCCTTGGGTGACCTCATTGCGTCGCGCGTGGTGGATCAGATTTCCCGCGTGCCGGGCGTCGGCAGCACCCAAGTCTTCGGTGGCGAATACTCGATGCAGATCTGGTTGAATCCAGAAAAGCTGCGTTCGTATGGGTTGTCGGCGTCGCAAGTGTTGGCGGCCGTGCGTGGTCAGAACGTGCAGTTCTCGGCAGGTTCGGTGGGTGGCGAGCCCTCACCTGAGTCGCAAATGTTTACCGCGACTGTGTCCGCTGAAGGACGCTTTTCAACCGCGAAAGAATTCGAAGACATCTTGCTGCGCACAGATGCTTCGGGTGCCTCTGTGCATTTGAAAGATGTCGCACGCGTTGAACTGGCCGGTGCCCACGGCTTCAATATGAAGTGGAACGGCGCGCCTGCGGCCGGTTTTGCCGTGCAGCTCGCACCGGGTGCCAACGCGATGGCGGTGGCTGAAGATGTCAAGGCGCGCATGGATGAATTGCAACCGAGCTTCCCGGCTGGGGTGCAATGGTTCTCGCCGTTCGATAGCTCGACCTTCGTCAAGATCTCCGTCAAGGAAGTGATCAAGACTTTGGCGGAAGCCGTTGTCTTGGTGTTCTTGGTGATGTTGCTGTTCTTGCAGAACTTGCGTGCCACGATCATTCCGACCTTGGTGATTCCCGTTGCATTGCTCGGCACCTTCCTCGGCTTGTACGTACTCGGGTTCACCATCAACCAGCTGTCCCTATTCGGCATGGTGTTGGCGATCGGGATCGTGGTGGATGACGCCATTGTTGTGATTGAAAACGTCGAACGCTTGATGACGGAAGAGGGCTTGTCGCCCTACGAAGCCACCAAGAAGGCGATGGAACAAATCACCGGCGCTGTGATTGCAATCACCTTGGTGCTCGCTGCAGTGTTTATTCCCAGCGCGCTGCAAACGGGTAGTGCGGGTGCGGTGTACAAGCAATTCGCGCTCACGATTGCCATCGCCATGTTCTTCTCGGCGTTCTTGGCATTGGGCTTCACGCCTGCTTTGTGTGCCAGCTTGTTGAAACCCACTGCGCACCACGAAAGCCGCAATCCGATTTTCCGCGGCTTCAACAAGGTCTACGACAAAGTGCAAACCACTTATGTCGGTCACATTGGCAGTGCGATTCGCCACACACCGCGTTGGATGGTGGTGTTCCTGGCTTTGGCGATCGTCGGCGGCTTCCTCTTCACCAAGATGAAAGGCAGCTTCTTGCCGGAAGAAGATCAAGGCTATGCCATGGTCATGGTGCAGTTACCCGCGGGTGCCACCTTGCGTCGTACTGACGCTGTGTTCGATGAAGTCCGTAAGAATCTGGAAAAGATGCCTGAGCTTGAAAGCCTCATGCAGGTATCGGGTTTCAGCTTCATGGGTCAAGGCGAAAACGTCGGCATGGGCTTCATCAAGCTCAAAGATTGGAGTGAGCGCGATGCCACGGCCACTGAATTTATTGCCAAGGCCAATGGCGCCATGTTTGGTATTCGCGATGCGCAAGTCTTCGTGATGAATTTGCCGACGGTCAGTGGTCTGGGCCAGTTCGGTGGTTTCGATATGTACTTGCAAGATCGAAGCGGCGCCGGACGCGAGGCCCTCGGCCAAGCACTCGGCACGTTGATGGGCAAAGCGAGTCAGGACAAATCCTTGATGGCCGTGCGTCCCAACTTGTTGGCAGATGCGCCGCAGTTGAAGCTCAATGTGGATCGCGTTCAAGCGCAAGCAATGGGACTGTCGGTGGGCGATATCTATTCGGCAATCCAATTGATGTTGGCGCCGGTGTACGTCAATGACTTCGTGCAAGGCGGCCGCGTGAAGCGCGTCACCATGCAGGCGGAAGGCGCGTATCGCACGGGTGCGGAATCCTTGTCGCACTTCTATTCGCCGTCCAAGACGCAAGATGCCTCCGGCGTGTCGGAAATGATTCCGCTCACCAATGTGGTGTCTTCGAAGTGGCAAATTGCGCCACCCGCATTGCAGCGTTACAACGGCTTTGCGGCGATCGAAGTGGTGGGCCAACAGGCCGCAGGCTATAGCTCAGGCGATGCCATGGACTCCATGGAACGCATCGTCGAGAAAGATCTGCCGCAAGGCTTCGGTTACGACTGGGCAGGTCAGAGCTATCAAGAAATTCTGTCGGGCAATCAAACGACGATGTTGATGGTGCTGTCGATCGTCGTGGTCTTCCTGTGCTTGGCCGCGTTGTATGAAAGCTGGTCTGTGCCGATTGCCGTGCTGCTTGTTGTGCCGATCGGCATTATGGGTGCGGTCATTTTCTCGATGTTGCGCGGCTTGCCAAACGACATCTACTTCAAGATCGGCTTGATCACGGTGATGGGCTTGGCGGCGAAGAACGCCATCTTGATTGTCGAGTTCGCGATCTTCGCGCGCCAAGACGGCAAGCCCTTGGGTGCGGCCGTTTTGGAAGCCGCGCGACTTCGCTTGCGGCCAATCTTGATGACCTCGCTCGCGTTTATCGCAGGTGTCTTCCCGCTTGCCATTTCTTCAGGTGCCGGCGCGAACGCGCGTCACGCGATCGGTACCGGCGTGATTGGCGGCATGGTGTTTGCGACCGTGCTCGGCCTGTTGTTCATTCCTGTGTTCTACGTCGCCGTGCGTTGGATGCTGGGTGATCGACTCGAAGACGAGATCGCAAAACCGGCAACGCAAAAGGTGCCGTCACCATGA
- a CDS encoding undecaprenyl-diphosphate phosphatase, whose translation MPEALNALLLGIIEGITEFLPISSTGHLIIAEQWLGHRSVLFNVAIQAAAILAVVFIYWRKLLALAQAFMGRRDVLHPETQEIISVAFARDFVLKLGVAFAVTVVGMLVVKKLGWELPDKVRPIAYALVIGAVWMVIAEHFAAKRAAREGERTRITWTIAILVGLAQVIAGVFPGTSRSAATIFVALLAGCTSRAAATEFAFLVGIPTMFAATGYEFLSLTKDGQLGQENWTSLGIASIASAVTAFIAVKWLLRYIQTHRFTAFSMYRALLAGVLLALVPAAA comes from the coding sequence ATGCCTGAAGCTCTTAACGCCCTCCTGCTCGGCATCATCGAAGGCATCACCGAATTCTTGCCGATCTCAAGCACGGGCCATTTGATCATTGCAGAACAGTGGCTTGGCCATAGAAGCGTACTGTTCAATGTCGCCATTCAGGCAGCAGCCATCCTTGCGGTCGTCTTCATCTATTGGCGAAAGTTGCTGGCGTTGGCCCAGGCGTTTATGGGTCGCCGCGACGTGCTGCATCCTGAAACTCAGGAAATCATCAGCGTGGCCTTTGCGCGCGACTTCGTACTCAAACTGGGCGTCGCGTTCGCCGTCACCGTTGTGGGCATGTTGGTGGTCAAGAAGCTCGGCTGGGAGCTTCCCGACAAAGTTCGACCGATTGCATACGCGCTTGTGATCGGCGCTGTTTGGATGGTCATTGCCGAGCATTTCGCTGCAAAACGGGCTGCGCGCGAAGGTGAGCGCACACGCATTACTTGGACCATCGCGATTCTCGTTGGCTTGGCGCAAGTCATTGCAGGTGTTTTTCCGGGCACATCGCGATCGGCCGCGACGATTTTTGTGGCATTGCTCGCGGGTTGTACATCGCGTGCTGCGGCAACGGAATTTGCGTTCTTAGTCGGCATCCCCACCATGTTTGCCGCGACCGGCTATGAGTTTTTGTCTTTGACCAAAGACGGTCAACTCGGTCAGGAAAATTGGACCTCGCTCGGTATTGCAAGCATCGCGTCTGCAGTCACCGCGTTCATCGCCGTGAAATGGTTGCTGCGCTATATTCAAACGCATCGATTTACTGCGTTTTCGATGTATCGCGCTCTGTTGGCGGGTGTGTTGCTGGCCTTGGTGCCTGCGGCTGCTTAA